The Stenotrophomonas sp. ZAC14D1_NAIMI4_1 DNA segment TCGAGGAAGGCCTCGCGCTCGAACAGCTTGATGCCGCAACCGGTGTCGGGCGTATCGTCGCGCAGCATGCGCGCGCGGATCGCGTTGGCCCACTTGCTGGCCCAGCGCTTGCTGCCGCTGTCCTGGCGGTTGACGCGCCAGCCGGCGAACAGCTTCACCTGCGCATCGGCGCTCTGCCGTGCGGCCAGCAGCTTGGGAATATCGGCCGGATCGTTCTGGCCGTCGCCATCAAGGGTCGCGATCCAGGGGGCGCGGGCGTTGCGCACGCCGGTGCGTACGGCGGTGCTCTGCCCGCTCTGGCTGACATGGTGCAGCACGCGCAGCTCGGGCGTGCTGGCTTTCAGGCCCTGCAGCACAGCCAGGCTGTCGTCGCGCGAATGGTCGTCCACGTAGACGATCTCAAACGGCACCTGGCCGCGCAGTGCGGCCACGATCTCCCCGACGAGGGGCGCGACATTGTCGCGCTCGTTGAACACCGGGACGACAACGGAAAGCTCGGGTTGGCTCATGGGTCACTCGGCCAGCAGGGATACAAAGACCGCGCATTCTCCGAAGCCGAGGTTATCCGAAGATGAATCCGGCTGTGTGAGGGTCCGTCCTCAGGCACGATCACCAAAATACTCGCGGCACCACTGCACCACCGGCGGCAGGCCCTGCTCGATCGGGGTGACCGCGTCGAAGCCGAAGGCGTCATGGGCGCGACGGGTGTCCGCCATCGTGCGCACCATGTCGCCCGGCTGCATCGGCTTGTAGACCTTCTGCGCGGGGCGGCCGGCGGCCTGCTCGATCACGCTGATGAAGCGCTCCAGCTCGACCGGCGTATGGTTGCCGAGGTTGAACACCCGGTGCGGCACGGTTTCGGTGCTGGGGTTCGCGAGGGCGCCGAGGATGCCCGAAACAATGTCGGAAACATGTGTGAAATCACGCTGCATGCGCCCTTCGTTGAACACATCGATCGGCCGCCCGGCCAGCACCGCGCGCGAGAACAGCAGCGGCGCCATGTCCGGACGGCCCCACGGGCCATACACGGTGAAGAAGCGCAGGCCGGTGGAGTGCAGGCCGTACAGCTGCGCGTAGGTGTAGGCCATCAGCTCGTTGGCGGCCTTGGTGGCCGCATACAGCGAGCGCGGCTGGTCCACGCGCTGGTCCTCGGAGAACGGGGGCGTGGCCGAGTC contains these protein-coding regions:
- a CDS encoding glycosyltransferase family 2 protein, which codes for MSQPELSVVVPVFNERDNVAPLVGEIVAALRGQVPFEIVYVDDHSRDDSLAVLQGLKASTPELRVLHHVSQSGQSTAVRTGVRNARAPWIATLDGDGQNDPADIPKLLAARQSADAQVKLFAGWRVNRQDSGSKRWASKWANAIRARMLRDDTPDTGCGIKLFEREAFLDLPYFDHMHRYLPALMQRAGWKTTSVPVNHRHRTAGVSKYNNLGRALVGIRDLRGVAWLITRSKRTAVEER
- a CDS encoding NAD-dependent epimerase/dehydratase family protein yields the protein MTILLTGAAGFIGAYTARALLEAGQAVVGLDNFNDYYDPQIKRDRVAALCPGLDLRTLDLTDQQGLAALFDEVKPTAVIHLAAQAGVRYSLENPHAYVDSNLVGFVNMLELCRHRGVQHLVYASSSSVYGDSATPPFSEDQRVDQPRSLYAATKAANELMAYTYAQLYGLHSTGLRFFTVYGPWGRPDMAPLLFSRAVLAGRPIDVFNEGRMQRDFTHVSDIVSGILGALANPSTETVPHRVFNLGNHTPVELERFISVIEQAAGRPAQKVYKPMQPGDMVRTMADTRRAHDAFGFDAVTPIEQGLPPVVQWCREYFGDRA